The following proteins come from a genomic window of Sorghum bicolor cultivar BTx623 chromosome 3, Sorghum_bicolor_NCBIv3, whole genome shotgun sequence:
- the LOC8059385 gene encoding ubiquitin-conjugating enzyme E2 27 → MVDVSRVQKELTECNRDREVSGVSIALHDGANISHLTGTIAGPADSPYEGGTFVIDIRLPGGYPFEPPKMQFVTKVWHPNISSQNGAICLDILKDQWSPALTLKTALLSLQALLSSPAPDDPQDAVVAQQYLRDYPTFAATARYWTEAFAKSASTGMEEKVQKLVEMGFPEDLVRSTLKSVDGDENMALEKLCSG, encoded by the exons ATGGTGGACGTCTCGCGCGTGCAGAAGGAGCTCACCGAGTGCAACCGCGACCGGGAGGTGTCGGGCGTCTCCATCGCGCTCCACGACGGCGCCAACATCTCCCACCTCACCGGCACCATCGCCGGGCCCGCTGACAGCCCCTACGAGGGCGGCACCTTCGTCATCGACATCCGCCTCCCCG GTGGATATCCCTTTGAGCCTCCGAAGATGCAGTTTGTCACCAAAGTATG GCATCCTAACATCAGCAGCCAAAATGGAGCAATTTGCTTGGATATTCTGAAAGATCAGTGGAGCCCAGCCCTTACCTTGAAGACGGCACTCCTTTCCCTTCAAGCTCTGCTTTCTTCTCCTGCACCTGATGATCCTCAGGATGCTGTTGTTGCACAACAG TACCTGCGTGACTATCCAACATTTGCTGCTACGGCTCGCTACTGGACAGAGGCCTTCGCAAAGAGTGCGTCAACTGGCATGGAAGAGAAG GTGCAGAAGCTGGTTGAGATGGGCTTCCCAGAGGACCTGGTGAGAAGTACCCTGAAGAGTGTGGATGGCGATGAGAACATGGCTCTTGAAAAGCTCTGCTCTGGGTGA